ACTTATAGAAGATTCTAAAAAGAAGCTTAATATAGATATTAAACCTGTATGTATAAGAACCCCTGATCTTGTACCTATAATATCTTCAATGTTTCCTACAGGAACTACCCCTGGTGATGTAATTTTTACATGGTGGAGATGGGTATATAGTAAAAATGCTAAAGAGCATCTACTAGACGTTTCAGATTTATTTGAAGGAGAAAAACCTTATCTTTTGCCAGGCATGTATGAAAGATATGTTGAAGATGGTAAGGCATATGCAGTTCCCCATGGAGGTCAAAAAGTACGTTCATGTTTATGGTACAGAAAATCTTTCTTTAAAGAACATGGCTTAACTTTACCCAAATCGTGGGATGATTTTATGTCACTTTTAAAAGAAATCTCCGAGATAAGCGGTATTAAAGCACCTATAGTAAATGGGGATAGCTCATGGCCTATAAGTCTAAATAATACTTTGGATGCTATACTCTTAACATATGGAGGATATGAATTGCATAATGATTTAGCAAGAGGTAAAGCAAAGTGGACTGATGAACAAGTAAAAAAAGTACTTTCAGAACATTTTATTCCTATGCTTAAATACTTTAGTGAGCCTATCGAGTGGGTTTCTGCCATAGAATTATGGTGGCGAGGAGATTATGCGATATATCCAAATGGTTCATGGATAACTGCAATGGTTAAGGATCCACTTGATGTGGGGCTTCTATTATTGCCTGAGCAGAAAGCTATAGCATACACATATGATTGCTGGTTCGCACCAAAGTATACTTCTTATCCAAATGAAGCTAAAGCACTTCTTAAATACTTCTTAAGTAAAGAGGGTGGGACACTTCAATGTAAGCAAGGTGGTTATTTGCCTGCTCGAACAGATATTCCTGTAGACGTTCTTCCTCCAACTGATAGAGAAGTCTGGGAAATGGTAAAAAATTTAAAAGTTGCGGTATCGCCAATAGAGGGTTCAATTGGAGGCATTTTCACCGAGAAATTGCAGAAAAATCATATATTATTATGGTCTGACCCTACCAAGTTAAATTCGGTACTTGAAGATTTACAAAAAGCTGTAGAAGAAGAGTTAAAGAGATAAAAATGGGAATTACAAAAGCATTTTTTTTCTTACCAGCAATTATCCTCCTTTCCATTTTTTTAATCTATCCACTACTCCAAACTATTTACTTAAGTTTCACATCATCTAATGGTCAATTTATTGGAATTAATAATTATATTAATGTTTTAAGTAAAAAAGAAGTATTAAATTTAGAGAATTTTCCTAAGCCTCCATTGGGTGCTTTAATTCATAATTTATTATGGACATTTATTCATCTTCCACTTTCTATATTTCTAGGCTTGATATTCGCTGTCTTACTACGAAATGTAAAGGGAGGTACAATAATAAAATCGATAATTTTTACTGGTATGGTTATACCATTAATAGTTGGTGGATTGTTAATAAGGTTTTCTTTTGAAAGTGGTCCAGGGATAGTGCCTGCTCTTTTTCAAATATTAGGTGTCAAGTCATTAAGTAAAAATTGGGTAGCATATCCAGATACTGCTCTATTTGCTTTAATTTTAGGCTCTGTTTGGTTGTGGACCGGATTCAATTTAGTAACCTATTCTGCTGCATTAGTAGGCATACCAAAGGAATTGGAAGAAGCTGCTATGACTGATGGCGCTAATTCAATTCAAAGATTTTTTTATATTACACTTCCCTTACTTAAACCTGTTACTCTTACTACAACAATGGCTACACTCATATTTGAACTTAAAACCTTTGATATAGTTTACATAGCTACTAGGGGCGGCCCTGGAGATGCTTCAATGACCATGGCTCTATTAATGTATTTTTACGCTTTTCGAGGGCTTGATTATAATAGTGCAGCAGTAGTGGCGCTATTTCTTACCTTACTTACTTTAATTCCAGCCTTTTTAATGGTAAAACAACATATTAGGACATAATGGTGAGTATATATATGAATGTCCTAAAGATTTTAAAAAATGTTATAACAACTTCAATAATATGGCTTGTTGGTTTATTATGGACATTACCTCTAATGGGAATTTTAATGGCTTCTATAAGACCTTATAGCGAAATTATAGATGGATGGTGGCGTTTTGAAAAATTTAATTTTACATTAGAAAACTTCTTTAAAGCATGGAATCATGAATCTTTTCCTATAAGAATAGGATTCATTAATTCATTTATAGTTACAATTCCATCTACTATTATACCTTTAATTATAGGGGCACTTACAGGATATGGTTTTGCAAGATTCAAATTTCCTTTACGTGATTATTTTTTCCTATTTATAGTTCTATTTTTTGCTGTTCCTTTTCAATCAATAGCTATACCTGTCTTTAGAATTTTACAAGCAACTAAATTATTAGATACATATATTGGTCTGGTACTGGTTCATTCTTCATGGGGAATTCCTTTTGCTACTTTATTTATGAGAAATTTCTTTTTAACAATTCCAATTCAAATTGAAGAAGCGGCTAAATTGGATGGAGCATCTGATTTTCAAATATTCTATAAAATTACACTTCCATTATCATTACCCGCTATGGCTTCTTTTTCAGTAATACAATTTACATGGGTATGGAGTGATTTCTTTTTTGCATTATTATATATTTTAAGCCCTGAGAAGTATTTAGCAACACAATGTTTACCATTATTAAAGGGGCTATATCATACACCATGGGATCTTTTAAGTGCTGCATCAGTATTGTTAATGAGCGTCCCCCTCCTAATTTATGCTCTCTTTCAAAAATACTTTATTAGAGGTATGATAGGGTGGGCAATTAAAGGATAAAAGTTAATATAACCCTCTTGTAAAAACATTTTTTATTTTTTTACTTTCCTCTTACTTCTAAAATACCTTCTTTTACAGCGTCCATATTTTCAAATGGTATTAAACCATAATCCCATGAAATTATTACTCCTTTAGATCCCGCCTTAAGTGATTGTATAACAGAATCTTTCACATATTTAGGAGATTGCCCAATAGCATTTATTCCTGCAACTATATCTGTTTTTCCATTAACTTCTTCTATAGCTTTTTTCACCTCTGAATAAATTTTTTCAGGAGTTAACGGTAAAGCAGGATAGGTGCCTGAATAAAACATAGGTTTTATCCAATCACAATGCTTACTTAGAGAACAGAAATCTGAAGCATATTTCCATGATTCTGAAGGCCCATAAATATCTAATGCAACTTCGACTTTACGATTTAATGATTTTACTAAGCCATATAATTCAGCGTGAAATTCCGATAAACATTCGGCTTTAAAGAGTAACCATTCAAAATACTCTGGGACTTTTATTAAAAAGCTAATAACTTCATCAACTGTAGAAAGCTTTTGAACTTTTTCAGGTATCAAACCTAGGTTAACTCCATGAATTAAACCTTTTTTAATCTTATTAAAATCTATGTTTCTTTCTTTTGCTATTTTCTTACAATGCTCACAAAAACATGTTAATCCCATCTCTGCTTTCTCTATTTCAACAGAACCTACTATTTCGACAAGCTCATCTGGAAGCTTTTTAAAACCATATTGAATAGAATGGTCAAGTAAATCTAAAAAAACACCATCTATATCGTAGTTTTCAATCAAATCAGCAATTATACCATAATAAAGGTTCCTAACGTTTGGATTATTAAAACAGAAAACATTGGGTACTGGACGGTTTAATACATCTCTAACAAAGCAATCCCAATATTCTTTGAAATAGGGAATTCTATTCAATATAAAAGCGTAACATTTCATATCTTTTTCATGTGCAAGCTTTGTTACTTCCTTTAAAATATCCATATTTCTTAGAATTGGATCTTTAGTTTTAACTGGTTTAATTTTTGTATTTTTGTAATATTCAGGTCGTGGGTCATAAAAGAAGCCACTTGATACAATTTTCTTTCTTTTTGGATTATGAGTAAGCTCTCCCCAATAGCTACTGTCCTGATAATCTATGTTTGTTAACATGAAAATAGTATTAATATCCCTTTTTTTCATTTCATTTAAAGAGTTTTCTATGCCCTCATCAACTAGCTCTAAAGGGAAAGAAATTTGCATACCAATAATAGCTC
The sequence above is drawn from the Nitrososphaerota archaeon genome and encodes:
- a CDS encoding sugar ABC transporter permease; the protein is MGITKAFFFLPAIILLSIFLIYPLLQTIYLSFTSSNGQFIGINNYINVLSKKEVLNLENFPKPPLGALIHNLLWTFIHLPLSIFLGLIFAVLLRNVKGGTIIKSIIFTGMVIPLIVGGLLIRFSFESGPGIVPALFQILGVKSLSKNWVAYPDTALFALILGSVWLWTGFNLVTYSAALVGIPKELEEAAMTDGANSIQRFFYITLPLLKPVTLTTTMATLIFELKTFDIVYIATRGGPGDASMTMALLMYFYAFRGLDYNSAAVVALFLTLLTLIPAFLMVKQHIRT
- a CDS encoding ABC transporter substrate-binding protein, giving the protein MSEKKIDRRTWLKIVGGTVGGLVVGGIAGYYSRTPEVIREVTTVTTTVKEITTPTSTPAKVTLTVIHVFPGEEWPLFEPLIEDSKKKLNIDIKPVCIRTPDLVPIISSMFPTGTTPGDVIFTWWRWVYSKNAKEHLLDVSDLFEGEKPYLLPGMYERYVEDGKAYAVPHGGQKVRSCLWYRKSFFKEHGLTLPKSWDDFMSLLKEISEISGIKAPIVNGDSSWPISLNNTLDAILLTYGGYELHNDLARGKAKWTDEQVKKVLSEHFIPMLKYFSEPIEWVSAIELWWRGDYAIYPNGSWITAMVKDPLDVGLLLLPEQKAIAYTYDCWFAPKYTSYPNEAKALLKYFLSKEGGTLQCKQGGYLPARTDIPVDVLPPTDREVWEMVKNLKVAVSPIEGSIGGIFTEKLQKNHILLWSDPTKLNSVLEDLQKAVEEELKR
- a CDS encoding carbohydrate ABC transporter permease; translated protein: MNVLKILKNVITTSIIWLVGLLWTLPLMGILMASIRPYSEIIDGWWRFEKFNFTLENFFKAWNHESFPIRIGFINSFIVTIPSTIIPLIIGALTGYGFARFKFPLRDYFFLFIVLFFAVPFQSIAIPVFRILQATKLLDTYIGLVLVHSSWGIPFATLFMRNFFLTIPIQIEEAAKLDGASDFQIFYKITLPLSLPAMASFSVIQFTWVWSDFFFALLYILSPEKYLATQCLPLLKGLYHTPWDLLSAASVLLMSVPLLIYALFQKYFIRGMIGWAIKG